The genomic window TTTTTAAAATCATAAATGTTGGTTTAATATTTTTATTGTGGGGGGTGTGAATATATTTCTAGTTTTCTGTTAATTTAAATTGTGATGTGGAAGCACTAACAATTTAAGTTCCGTTTTTAAAAACTGAAAATAAGATTATATTTCTAAATAAAAGAAAAAGAAAGGGATTAATTGAATTAATCCGCAAGGTTGCCGTTTATAAAGTCGTCGTAACCTTTAAGGTCCAGCATTCCGTGTCCTGAGAAGTTAATTATAATATTTTTCTCTTCACCAGTCTTTTTACATTCCAGTGCTTCGTCCATACCTATTTTTATGGCGTGACAGGTTTCTGGAGCTGGGACTACACCTTCGCATTTTGCAAATGTGGTTCCGCTCTTGAAGATATCTCCTTGTTTTACTGAACGGGCTTCTACAAGTCCTTCATGTACAAGTAAGGATACCAGTGAGGACATTCCGTGGTAACGTAATCCGCCTGCATGTACTGATGGAGGTACGAAGTCGTGTCCTAGTGTGTACATTTTTAAAAGAGGTGTTAAACCTGCGGTGTCACCAAAGTCGTATTTGTACTCTCCTTTTGTAAGGGTTGGGCAGGATGCAGGTTCTGCTGCTATGAATTTACAGTCAATTTTCTCGTCAATTTTATCTTTAACAAATGGGAAAACAGCTCCGCCGAAGTTACTTCCACCGCCCACACATGCAACAATTACATCAGGGTCTTCTCCAACGATTTCCATCTGTTTTTTGGTTTCAAGACCAATAACTGTCTGGTGGAGGAGAACGTGGTTTAAAACACTTCCAAGGGAATAATAAGCTTTTTCATCCTGTAATGCGTCTTCCATAGCTTCAGATATAGCAATTCCGAGTGCTCCTGGGTGATTTGGGTCTTCACTTAATATTTTTCTTCCAAATTCAGTTTTATCACTTGGGGAAGGTATAACATCTCCATCGTATATCTGCATGATGGTTTTTCTGTATGGTTTTTGCTGGAATGAAACTCTAACCATGTAAACAGTACATTCCATGCCCAGCATGGAACATGCAAGTGATAACGCTGTACCCCACTGCCCGGCACCGGTTTCTGTTGTAAGACGTTCAACACCGTCTTTTTTAGCGTAGTATGCCTGTGCAATAGCAGTGTTTAATTTGTGGCTTCCAGTTGGGGAAGTATCTTCTCTTTTGTAGTATATTTTAGCTGGGGTATCCAGGTAGTCTTCAAGACCAGTTGCTCTAAATAAAGGGCTTGGCCTTCCGATCATTTTATAAACTTTTCTTACTTCTTTTGGAATCTCAATCCATCTTTCTGTTGACATTTCCTGCTCTAAAACGCCTTTAGAAAATACTTTCGGCAAATTTCCTAGCTGCTGTCCTTCCTCTGTCTGTGAAGGCGCGGGAAGTTCTACAGGTAGGTCTGCTGCTATATTATACCATTTTTTTGGTATGTCTTTTGAGGATAGTGTAACCTTATACATTAAAAATCACCATTTAATTTTATTAAGACCATATACTCCGTGATATTATTAAATCTTTGTTGTACACATCTGTACTTTAATAATTATGGATTTTATATTATGAATAAGTTTTGGTTTTTGATTATAAAAACAGTATACTAAATTAGCATTAAGGGACCATTAAGGGGCATGATCCAGGAATAAGATCCATTAAAATTAGTGAATTTGGTATTTTATAGGTCAGTATATGTGAGTATCTCTAAGTGAGGGGGGAGATATAGGGTGAATAATTCAATTTTTTTCTGTAGGTATGGTAAAGTAAAATGTCGAACCTACACACGGCTCTGATTCAACCCATACCCTTCCTCCATGGCGGTCTATAATTCTTTTAACAATTGCTAAACCTATTCCTGCGCCCTTATATTCTCCAATAGAATGTAACCTCTTGAAAACTTCAAAAATCTGGTCACTGTATTGTTTTTCTAATCCGATTCCGTTATCACTGACACTGAAAACATATTCATTGTCTTTTTTATGAGAGGAGATATGAATTTTGGGTTGCACTCCATCACTACTAAATTTAATGGCGTTTCC from Methanobacterium veterum includes these protein-coding regions:
- a CDS encoding TrpB-like pyridoxal phosphate-dependent enzyme, translating into MYKVTLSSKDIPKKWYNIAADLPVELPAPSQTEEGQQLGNLPKVFSKGVLEQEMSTERWIEIPKEVRKVYKMIGRPSPLFRATGLEDYLDTPAKIYYKREDTSPTGSHKLNTAIAQAYYAKKDGVERLTTETGAGQWGTALSLACSMLGMECTVYMVRVSFQQKPYRKTIMQIYDGDVIPSPSDKTEFGRKILSEDPNHPGALGIAISEAMEDALQDEKAYYSLGSVLNHVLLHQTVIGLETKKQMEIVGEDPDVIVACVGGGSNFGGAVFPFVKDKIDEKIDCKFIAAEPASCPTLTKGEYKYDFGDTAGLTPLLKMYTLGHDFVPPSVHAGGLRYHGMSSLVSLLVHEGLVEARSVKQGDIFKSGTTFAKCEGVVPAPETCHAIKIGMDEALECKKTGEEKNIIINFSGHGMLDLKGYDDFINGNLAD